In Aphelocoma coerulescens isolate FSJ_1873_10779 unplaced genomic scaffold, UR_Acoe_1.0 HiC_scaffold_437, whole genome shotgun sequence, a single genomic region encodes these proteins:
- the MGAT1 gene encoding LOW QUALITY PROTEIN: alpha-1,3-mannosyl-glycoprotein 2-beta-N-acetylglucosaminyltransferase (The sequence of the model RefSeq protein was modified relative to this genomic sequence to represent the inferred CDS: inserted 5 bases in 5 codons; deleted 3 bases in 3 codons), protein MLKKTSLALGGAALFLAWNGLLLLFLWSRPGPCRAPPAPAAPGXLPARLLQLAQDAEAELRLQRELLLQLRRLGRPRRPKTPGPPQKAPSAAAAAAAPPEAPEAPVIPVLVLACDRSSVRRCLDKILRYRPSARRFPVIVSQDCGHAETARVIASYGQAVAHIRQPDLSDIAVPPEHRKFQGYYRISRHYRWALGQVFRTFRYRAAIVVEDDLEXAPDFFEYFQAVLPLLQRDPSLWCISAWNDNGKEAMVDAAHAELLYRTDFFPGLGWLLLAELWDELEPKWPXAFWDDWMRQPEQRRGRSCVRPEVSRTMTFGRKGVSHGQFFDQYLKFIKLNDRFVPFTQLDLSYXQKEEYERFFLQQVYSAPEIQIEELQKDAGRDLGPVRLQYRGRDSFKALAKALGLMDDLKSGXPRAGYRGIVSFVCRGRRVFLAPPSDWTGYDPSWS, encoded by the exons ATGCTGAAGAAGACCAGCCTGGCTCTGGGGGGGGCCGCGCTCTTCCTCGCCTGGAAcgggctcctcctcctcttcctctggaGCCGCCCCGGGCCGTGCCGAGCCCCCCCGGCGCCGGCGGCTCCCG AGCTCCCGGCGCGGCTGCTGCAGCTGGCGCAGGACGCCGAGGCCGAGCTGCGGCTGCAGCGcgagctcctcctgcagctccgcCGGCTCGGCCGCCCGCGGCGCCCCAAAACGCCCGGCCCGCCCCAAAAAGCGccgagcgcggcggcggcggcggcggcaccgcCGGAAGCGCCGGAAGCGCCGGTCATCCCGGTGCTGGTGCTGGCCTGCGACCGCAGCTCCGTGCGCCGCTGC CTGGACAAGATCCTGCGCTACCGGCCCAGCGCCCGGCGCTTCCCGGTCATCGTGTCGCAGGACTGCGGCCACGCCGAGACCGCGCGGGTCATCGCCTCCTACGGCCAGGCCGTGGCCCACATCCGGCAGCCGGACCTGAGCGACATCGCGGTGCCGCCGGAGCACCGCAAGTTCCAG GGCTACTACCGGATCTCGCGGCACTACCGCTGGGCGCTGGGCCAGGTGTTCCGCACCTTCCGCTACCGCGCCGCCATCGTGGTGGAGGACGACCTGG GTGCTCCGGATTTCTTCGAGTACTTCCAGGCGGTTTTGCCGCTGCTGCAGCGCGATCCCAGCCTCTGGTGCATCTCGGCGTGGAACGACAACGGCAAGGAGGCCATGGTGGACGCGGCGCACGCCGAGCTCTTGTACCGCACCGATTTCTTCCCGGGTttggggtggctgctgctggccgAGCTTTGGGACGAGCTGGAGCCCAAGTGGC CCGcgttttgggatgattggatgaggcagccggagcagcggcgcggccgctcctgCGTCCGGCCCGAGGTGTCCAGGACGATGACCTTCGGCCGCAAGGGCGTGAGCCACGGGCAGTTCTTCGACCAGTACCTGAAGTTCATCAAACTCAACGACCGCTTCGTGCCTTTCACCCAACTGGACCTTTCTT CTCAAAAAGAGGAGTACGAGCGATTCTTCCTCCAGCAGGTTTATTCCGCCCCCGAAATTCAAATCGAGGAGCTCCAGAAGGACgcggggagggatttggggccggtCAGGCTCCAGTACCGAGGCCGGGATTCCTTCAAGGCTTTGGCCAAAGCTTTGGGGCTGATGGACGACCTCAAATCCG GTCCCCGCGCCGGCTACCGCGGCATCGTCAGCTTCGTGTGCCGGGGC CGCCGCGTCTTCCTGGCCCCCCCCTCGGACTGGACGGGCTACGACCCCTCCTGGAGCTGA
- the LOC138101710 gene encoding uncharacterized protein, which produces MEVSVGTAALALALLLLPLLYERCGSFRFFCKMGFYNGWILLLALVAIPLCALRGRDVENMKIIRGLMQHVKRLYGIRMVVRGAQNFPPRQPYVVVSNHQSSLDLLGMMEVLPDRCVPIAKRELLYMGAVGVACWLGGIIFIDRKRTHDAISVMAEAAHTMLSQDVRVWVFPEGTRNHSGSMLPFKRGAFHLAVQAQVPVVPIVISSYQHFYSKRERRFTAGQCVIQVLPALPTRGLGPADVPALTERVRAAMLDAFEALSAELRPTAPHGAPPSDPQSPTAPHGAPPSDPRSPIGTHSDPPSPTAPHGAPPSDPRSPIGTHSDPPSPTAPHGAPPSDPQSPIGTHSDPPSDPQSPTAPHGAPPSDPRSPIGTHSDPRSPTAPHGAPPSDPPSPTAPHGAPPSDPRSPIGTHGDPPSPTATHGDPPSDPRSDPQSAIGTYSDPQSPMGTYSNPQSPTVPHGDPQSPVGSYSDLRSDPRSDPRSPIGTHSDPWSDPRSPIGTHSDPQSPTGTQSDPRSDPQQPMANQSDPRSSTGTHSDPHSDPHSGPRSDPQSDPRRPTATRSDPQSDPRTDPQSDPRNDPRSDPRQPTATQSDPWSDPWSDPQLPTEPWSDPQHPAATQSDPQRSTVPHGGTPQ; this is translated from the exons ATGGAGGTGTCGGTGGGGACGGCGGCGCTGgcgctggcgctgctgctgctgccgctgctctACGAGCGCTGCGGCTCCTTCCGCTTCTTCTGCAAGATGGGCTTCTACAACGGCTGGatcctgctgctggccctggtggCCATCCCGCTGTGCGCCCTGCGCGGCCGCGACGTCGAGAACATGAA GATCATCCGCGGGCTGATGCAGCACGTGAAGCGGCTCTACGGGATCCGCATGGTGGTCAGGGGGGCCCAGAACTTCCCCCCACGGCAGCCCTACGTGGTGGTCAGCAACCACCAGAGCTCGCTGGACCTGCTGG GGATGATGGAGGTGCTGCCCGACCGCTGCGTGCCCATCGCCAAGCGGGAGCTGCTCTACATGGGCGCCGTGGGCGTCGCCTGCTGGCTCGGGGGCATCATCTTCATCGACCGCAAGCGCACGCACGACGCCATCAGCGTCATGGCCGAGGCCGCGCACACCATGCTGAGCCAGGAC GTGCGGGTGTGGGTGTTCCCCGAGGGCACGCGCAACCACAGCGGCTCCATGCTGCCCTTCAAGCGCGGCGCCTTCCACCTCGCCGTGCAGGCCCAG GTCCCCGTCGTCCCCATCGTCATCTCGTCCTACCAGCACTTCTACAGCAAACGGGAGCGCAGGTTCACGGCCG GGCAGTGCGTGATCCAGGTGCTGCCGGCGCTGCCCACGCGGGGGCTGGGCCCGGCCGACGTTCCCGCGCTGACCGAGCGCGTCCGCGCCGCCATGCTCGACGCCTTCGAGGCCCTGTCGGCCGAGCTGCGCCCCACGGCGCCCCACGGCGCCCCACCGAGCGACCCACAGAGCCCCACGGCGCCCCACGGCGCCCCACCGAGCGACCCACGGAGCCCCATAGGGACCCACAGCGACCCACCGAGCCCCACGGCGCCCCACGGCGCCCCACCGAGCGACCCACGGAGCCCCATAGGGACCCACAGCGACCCACCGAGCCCCACGGCGCCCCACGGCGCCCCACCGAGCGACCCACAGAGCCCCATAGGGACCCACAGCGACCCACCGAGCGACCCACAGAGCCCCACGGCGCCCCACGGCGCCCCACCGAGCGACCCACGGAGCCCCATAGGGACCCACAGCGACCCACGGAGCCCCACGGCGCCCCACGGCGCCCCACCGAGCGACCCACCGAGCCCCACGGCGCCCCACGGCGCCCCACCGAGCGACCCACGGAGCCCCATAGGGACCCACGGCGACCCACCGAGCCCCACGGCGACCCACGGCGACCCACCGAGCGACCCACGGAGTGACCCGCAGAGCGCCATAGGGACCTATAGCGATCCACAGAGCCCCATGGGGACCTACAGCAACCCACAGAGCCCCACGGTGCCCCACGGCGACCCACAGAGCCCCGTAGGGAGCTACAGCGACCTACGGAGCGACCCACGGAGCGACCCACGGAGCCCCATAGGGACCCACAGCGACCCATGGAGTGACCCACGGAGCCCCATAGGGACCCACAGCGATCCACAGAGCCCCACGGGGACACAGAGCGACCCACGGAGCGACCCACAACAACCCATGGCCAACCAGAGCGACCCACGGAGCTCCACAGGGACCCACAGCGACCCCCACAGCGACCCCCACAGCGGCCCACGGAGTGACCCACAGAGTGACCCACGGCGACCCACGGCCACCCGAAGTGACCCCCAGAGCGACCCACGGACTGACCCACAGAGTGACCCCCGGAATGATCCCCGGAGTGACCCACGGCAACCCACGGCCACCCAGAGCGACCCATGGAGCGACCCATGGAGCGACCCACAGCTGCCCACGGAGCCCTGGAGTGACCCCCAGCATCCAGCAGCGACCCAGAGCGACCCACAGCGTTCCACGGTGCCCCACGGGGGGACCCCGCAGTGA